From Thermoflexus hugenholtzii JAD2:
GGAGCTTCTGCGGCGGGATCCCCGGCGGGTGGAGGGCTACGAGTGGCTGGGATGGGCGCGTTACCTTCAGGGGAACTTCGCCGAGGCGGAGCGGCTGCTGCAGCAGGCCGTGGGGATGGATCCAGAGCGCGCCTCGGCCCATTACCGGCTGGGCGTGGTGATGGCGGCGGAGGGGCGATGGGCCGAAGCCCGTCGTCTCCTGGAGCGAACGGTGCTCCTGGATCCGACGGGGGATTTCGGCGGCCGCGCCATCCGGATGCTTCACCGGATCCCGTAGCGGGCGGGCCTTCAGCGGCGCCGCGCCCGGCGGCGGGTAGGTCGCAGGGCGAGCCGGAGGGCCCGCAGCCCGCGGTCCAGGGCTTCCGAGTCCAGGGTATAGAACGTCCTGCGGCCGGCCTCGCGGGCGCGCACCAGGCCGACCCCTTGCAGGATCCGGAGATGGTGAGAGACGGTGGGCTGGGAGA
This genomic window contains:
- a CDS encoding ArsR/SmtB family transcription factor, whose translation is MSGDPVRFAQALADSRRQQILRLLWGRELCVRDLVQALGLSQPTVSHHLRILQGVGLVRAREAGRRTFYTLDSEALDRGLRALRLALRPTRRRARRR